A DNA window from Camelina sativa cultivar DH55 chromosome 13, Cs, whole genome shotgun sequence contains the following coding sequences:
- the LOC104735819 gene encoding uncharacterized protein LOC104735819, whose protein sequence is MAGLLKTPSLHLTPTLLHAPSVPFKPFCVSFAGGRNTTVSLSRRASLRSVSSGYPLRLLNLVPFASGEAETTETEVESNEPEVQETDGVESENVGADEEEAAAITALLSSYKEALADNNEGKIAEIEASLKSIEDEKFLLEDKLASLSNDLSVERDRLIRISADFDNFRKRTERERLNLVSNAQGEVVENLLAVLDNFERAKSQIKVETEGEERVTNSYQSIYKQFVEILGSLGVIHVETVGKQFDPMLHEAIMREDSAEYEEGIVLEEYRKGFLLGERLLRPSMVKVSAGPGPEKPGEAEAEGEETTAQGNSEEEASSA, encoded by the exons ATGGCCGGTCTACTCAAAACGCCGTCTTTACATCTGACACCGACGCTTCTTCATGCTCCCTCTGTACCCTTTAAGCCCTTTTGTGTCTCCTTCGCCGGAGGAAGAAATACCACCGTCTCACTCTCTCGCCGAGCTTCTCTCCGGTCTGTGTCTAGCGGCTATCCTCTTCGGTTACTGAACCTTGTACCTTTTGCTTCCGGAGAAGCTGAGACTACGGAGACGGAGGTGGAATCGAACGAACCTGAAGTCCAG GAGACGGATGGTGTGGAGAGTGAAAATGTCggagctgatgaagaagaagcggCTGCTATCACAGCGTTGCTGAGTTCATATAAAGAAGCTTTAGCAGACAACAATGAGGGGAAGATCGCTGAGATAGAAGCATCTTTAAAATCCATAGAAGATGAAAAATTTCTGCTTGAGGATAAACTAGCGTCTTTATCCAATGATTTATCGGTGGAGAGGGATCGGCTCATAAGAATCAGTGCAGATTTCGACAACTTCAGGAAGAGGACGGAGAGGGAAAGGCTAAACCTTGTTTCAAATGCTCAAGGAGAGGTTGTAGAGAATCTGTTGGCTGTTTTGGATAATTTCGAGAGAGCTAAATCCCAAATTAAAGTGGAGACtgagggagaagagagagtCACTAATAGTTATCAGAGCATATACAAACAGTTTGTAGAAATTCTGGGCTCACTTGGTGTTATCCATGTGGAGACAGTCGGGAAGCAGTTTGATCCAATG CTACATGAGGCAATAATGAGAGAAGATTCCGCGGAATATGAAGAGGGTATAGTACTTGAAGAATACAGGAAAGGTTTCTTGCTAGGGGAAAGGCTTTTACGTCCGTCGATGGTGAAAGTATCAGCTGGACCTGGACCAGAGAAGCCTGgtgaagctgaagctgaaggagaagaaacaacTGCACAAGGAaactcagaagaagaagcttcgtcAGCTTGA
- the LOC104735817 gene encoding protein DETOXIFICATION 25-like, which yields LGQNVEITETVDEIYAWVIPYLYSIVFTMTMQMYLQAQMKNAIIGVLSVIALVLDIAVTWWCVSVMGGIHGALLGLNVSSWSMVIAEFVYVFGGWCPHTWSGFSTAAFVDLIPMLKLSVTSGLMLCLEYWYTSILVLMSGYAKDANIAISAFAICQYIYTWELNICLGFFGAAWYATM from the exons CTAGGCCAAAACGTTGAGATCACTGAGACGGTAGACGAGATCTACGCTTGGGTCATCCCTTATCTCTACAGCATCGTGTTCACAATGACAATGCAAATGTACCTCCAAGCGCAGATGAAAAATGCCATTATAGGCGTTCTCTCCGTCATAGCCCTGGTATTGGACATCGCAGTGACGTGGTGGTGTGTTAGCGTGATGGGGGGGATCCATGGTGCGCTTCTAGGGCTTAATGTTAGCTCGTGGTCAATGGTAATAGCCGAGTTTGTGTATGTCTTTGGAGGGTGGTGCCCGCATACTTGGAGTGGCTTTAGCACTGCTGCTTTTGTTGATCTTATTCCCATGCTCAAGTTATCTGTTACCTCCGGCTTAATGCTCTG CTTAGAGTACTGGTATACGAGCATCCTCGTCTTGATGTCTGGATATGCAAAGGATGCGAATATCGCAATTTCTGCTTTCGCCATATG CCAATATATATACACCTGGGAGCTGAACATATGCCTCGGCTTTTTTGGTGCAGCATGGTATGCAactatgtaa
- the LOC104735811 gene encoding uncharacterized protein LOC104735811, translating to MASTILPSLRLRPNFSASMSTSSSSSAGEVKHRPAVILPGLGNNSGDYKKLEVTLGEYGVRAVVAAVSRLDWFRNASGLVDPSYWRGTLRPRPVLDWYLNRIDDAVRKANELAQGQGQGLSLIGHSAGGWLARVYMEEYGKSDISLLLTLGTPHLPPPRGQPGVIDQTRGLLYYVQDHCAKAVYTPELRYVCIAGRYIRGAPLVDNADADVDSDVTVGIDSGEAISELAIASNKKSDLSDSSGTSFRARFVGQGYKQVCGTADVWGDGVVPEVSAHLEGALNVTFDGVYHSPVGSDDETRPWYGSPVIVKDWIHHLLE from the exons ATGGCCTCGACGATTCTTCCATCACTCAGGCTGAGGCCAAACTTCTCCGCCTCCATGtcaacctcctcctcctcttccgcCGGTGAAGTCAAACACCGTCCCGCCGTCATTCTCCCG ggtttagggaacAATTCAGGAGACTACAAGAAGCTGGAGGTAACATTGGGTGAGTACGGTGTTCGTGCGGTGGTTGCAGCTGTATCAAGGCTTGATTGGTTTAGAAATGCATCCGGTTTGGTTGATCCATCCTACTGGCGCGGCACGCTCCGCCCTCGTCCTGTTCTTGATTG GTACTTGAATAGAATTGATGATGCAGTACGCAAAGCCAATGAGTTAGCTCAAG GTCAAGGACAAGGATTGTCTTTGATTGGACACTCAGCTGGAGGCTGGCTTGCTCGAGTTTACATGGAAGAATACGGGAAGTCTGATATCTCCTTGTTGTTGACACTTGGTACGCCTCACTT ACCACCACCGAGAGGGCAACCAGGGGTTATTGACCAAACAAGAGGTCTTCTCTACTATGTCCAAGATCACTGTGCAAAAGCTGTTTACACTCCTGAGCTGAGATATGTCTGTATTGCCGGGAG ATACATTCGTGGAGCTCCTTTGGTGGACAATGCAGATGCAGATGTTGATTCTGATGTGACTGTTGGGATTGACAGTGGAGAAGCGATTTCAGAACTTGCTATAGCAAGCAACAAGAAGAGCGATCTATCGGATTCTTCAGGGACTAGTTTTCGTGCTCGTTTTGTAGGGCAAGGATACAAGCAAGTATGTGGAACAGCTGATGTGTGGGGTGATGGAGTGGTTCCTGAGGTTTCAGCTCATCTTGAAGGTGCATTGAATGTTACCTTCGACGGTGTTTACCATTCACCTGTTGGTTCAGACGATGAAACCAGACCTTGGTATGGTTCACCAGTTATTGTAAAGGACTGGATTCACCACCTCCTTGAGTGA
- the LOC104735813 gene encoding disease resistance protein RPP5-like, producing MPSRFCPEFLVELCMSNSKLEKLWDGIQPLRNLKKMDLSRSKYLVEIPDLSKATNLEELNLSCCQNLVEVTPSIKNLKRLSCIYLTNCIQLKNIPVGITLKSLETVGMSGCLSLVQFPELSWNTRRLYLSSTKIEELPSSISHLSYLVELDMSDCQRLRVLPSSVRNLVSLKSMNLDGCKHLENLPDTLQSLTSLETLEVSGCLNVNEFRRVATNIEVLRISETSIEEVPARIYNLSQLRSLDISENKRLKSLPLSISELRSLEKLKLSGCSLLESFPPEICQTMSCLRWFDLDRTSVKELPESIGNLVALEVLQASRTAIRRAPWSIARLSRLQVLAIGNSFYTPEGLLHSLCPPLSRFDDLRVLSLSNMNMTEIPNSIGNLWNLLELDLSGNNFEFIPASIKRLTKLNRLNLNNCQRLQALPDELPRGLLYIYIHSCTSLVSISGSFNQYCLRKLVASNCYKLDQAARILIHRNMRLESAKPEHSYFPGSDVPTCFNHQVMGSSLNIHLPHSKSSDILGFSACIMIGVDGQYPMNNLKIHCFCILKDVDACELIVMDEMWYPDPKAFTNMYFRSDHLLLFSRTCMSMGAYNEALFEFSIENTEEESFSPLGVIKKCGVHLISFKDMMQEFSTDSEKIQNSDLDLSKATDDARVLKRRAYEAEFLHKEQPNPKRVKFRPVPLARKAHSKLYQPNGI from the exons ATGCCTTCAAGATTTTGTCCTGAGTTTCTTGTTGAACTTTGTATGAGTAATAGCAAGCTTGAAAAACTTTGGGATGGGATCCAG CCTCTTAGGAACTTGAAGAAGATGGATCTTTCTCGCAGTAAATACCTTGTCGAGATTCCAGATCTCTCAAAAGCCACAAATCTGGAGGAACTAAACCTTTCCTGTTGCCAAAACTTGGTTGAGGTTACTCCATCTATCAAGAATCTTAAGAGACTTTCTTGTATCTACTTGACTAATTGCATCCAACTCAAGAACATTCCGGTTGGGATAACTTTGAAGTCGCTTGAAACAGTGGGAATGAGTGGATGCTTAAGTCTAGTGCAATTTCCAGAACTTTCTTGGAATACTAGAAGACTCTATCTGAGCAGTACAAAGATAGAGGAACTACCATCATCAATCAGCCATCTCTCTTATCTCGTTGAACTGGATATGTCAGACTGCCAGAGACTCAGGGTTCTTCCAAGCTCTGTAAGGAACTTGGTCTCACTTAAATCCATGAATTTGGATGGTTGCAAACATCTTGAGAACCTCCCAGACACATTACAGAGTCTAACATCTCTTGAAACTCTTGAAGTTTCTGGTTGCCTTAATGTCAACGAGTTCCGTCGCGTTGCCACGAATATAGAAGTTCTGCGTATATCTGAGACATCAATTGAAGAAGTTCCTGCAAGGATCTACAATCTCTCTCAGCTTAGGTCCTTGGAtatttcagaaaacaaaagactGAAATCACTTCCGTTAAGCATTTCTGAGCTAAGATCACTTGAAAAGCTCAAGCTTTCTGGATGTTCTTTACTCGAGAGTTTTCCACCAGAAATTTGTCAGACAATGAGCTGCTTGAGGTGGTTTGATTTGGATAGGACTAGCGTTAAAGAACTACCTGAAAGCATTGGGAATTTAGTAGCTCTTGAGGTGCTTCAAGCCAGTAGAACAGCTATAAGGCGGGCACCATGGTCCATTGCACGACTTTCTCGTCTTCAAGTTTTAGCGATTGGGAATAGTTTCTATACTCCAGAAGGTTTGTTGCATTCTCTTTGTCCACCCTTATCAAGGTTTGATGACTTGAGAGTTCTGAGCCTAAGCAACATGAACATGACAGAGATCCCTAACAGTATCGGTAACTTATGGAATCTACTAGAACTAGATTTGAGTGGGAACAATTTTGAATTCATCCCTGCAAGCATCAAACGGCTCACCAAGTTGAACAGACTGAATTTAAACAATTGCCAGAGACTTCAAGCATTGCCCGATGAGCTTCCACGAGGTCTCTTGTATATCTACATCCATAGCTGCACATCCCTAGTGAGTATCTCAGGAAGCTTCAACCAATATTGTCTGCGCAAGCTTGTAGCCAGCAACTGTTACAAATTGGATCAAGCAGCACGGATTCTCATTCATCGTAACATGAGGCTAGAGTCAGCAAAACCAGAACACTCTTACTTTCCTGGTAGTGATGTACCAACTTGCTTCAATCACCAAGTCATGGGTTCGTCGCTGAATATACACTTACCTCATAGTAAATCGTCTGACATTTTGGGATTTTCTGCCTGCATCATGATTGGAGTTGATGGACAGTACCCGATGAACAATCTGAAGATACACtgcttttgtattttaaaagatGTTGATGCTTGTGAGCTGATAGTTATGGATGAGATGTGGTATCCTGATCCAAAAGCTTTCACAAACATGTATTTTCGATCAGATCACCTCCTCTTATTCAGCAGAACATGCATGTCCATGGGAGCGTACAATGAAGCCCTGTTCGAATTCTCAATCGAAAACACAGAAGAAGAATCTTTTAGCCCGCTTGGAGTGATTAAAAAATGTGGGGTGCACCTTATATCATTTAAAGACATGATGCAAGAGTTCTCTACTGACTCAGAGAAAATTCAGAATTCTGATTTGGATCTTTCAAAGGCAACTGATGACGCAAGAGTTTTGAAAAGAAGAGCATATGAAGCTGAGTTCTTGCATAAGGAACAACCAAATCCCAAGAGGGTCAAGTTTCGTCCAGTTCCTTTGGCTCGAAAGGCACATTCCAAATTATATCAACCAAATGGTATCTGA
- the LOC104735815 gene encoding chromo domain-containing protein LHP1 isoform X2 → MKGASGVKKRTQVLNDAGETEMAFEEAVGETRKISGGDGGFVSDDGGGGGGGELNLREMGDDRRTEDGEEYEEEDEDEDDGGDEEDEGEGGGGQDERPKLDEGYFEIEAIRRKRVRKGKVQYLIKWRGWPETANTWEPLENLQSIADVIDAFEGSLRPGKPGRKRKRKYGGPHSQMKKKQRLTSTSHDATEKSDSSTSLNNSSLPIPGPQDLSGSSLLKGDEEAKNAYASSQVEANSGSVGMVRQVRLVEDEKEYDPTLNELRGPVNNSNGAGCSQGGGIGSEGDNVRPNGLLKVYPKELDKNSRFIGAKRRKSGSVKRFKQDGSTSNNHTTPTDQNLTQDLTTLDSFGRIARMGNEYPGVMENNNLSQKTKIEELDITKILKPMSFSASVSDNVQDVLVTFSALRSDGKEVMVNNRFLKAHNPHLLIEFYEQHLKYNRTS, encoded by the exons ATGAAAGGGGCAAGTGGTGTTAAGAAGAGAACCCAGGTGTTGAACGACGCTGGTGAGACGGAGATGGCTTTTGAAGAAGCTGTCGGAGAAACCCGTAAAATTAGCGGTGGAGACGGTGGGTTTGTCAGTGACGACGGcggaggaggtggaggtggagagTTGAATCTTCGCGAGATGGGTGATGACAGACGTACGGAGGATGGTGAAGagtatgaagaggaggatgaggatgaagatgatggaggagatgaggaagatgaaggagaaggaggtGGAGGGCAAGATGAAAGGCCCAAGCTTGATGAAGGCTATTTCGAAATCGAAGCTATTCGTCGTAAGAGAGTTAGAAAA GGCAAGGTCCAGTATCTTATTAAATG GCGCGGGTGGCCAGAAACGGCTAACACATGGGAGCCTTTAGAGAATCTCCAGTCTATTGCTGATGTTATAGATGCATTTGAAggaag tttgaGGCCAGGAAAGCCTGGTAGGAAGCGGAAGCGCAAATATGGAGGACCTCATtctcagatgaagaagaagcaacgtTTAACATCTACATCACATGACGCTACTGAGAAATCTGACTCTTCTACGTCTCTCAACAACTCTAGCCTTCCTATTCCTGGTCCGCAAGACCTAAGCGGTTCAAGTCTTCTAAAAGGAGATGAGGAAGCAAAGAATGCTTATGCATCCAGCCAAGTTGAAGCTAACAGCGGGAGTGTTGGGATGGTCCGGCAAGTTCGTTTGgttgaagatgagaaagaatatGATCCAACACTTAACGAGTTAAGAGGACCAGTCAATAACAGTAATGGTGCAGGATGTTCTCAAGGAGGAGGCATTGGTTCTGAAGGTGATAATGTAAGACCCAATGGCCTTCTCAAGGTTTATCCTAAGGAGCTTGATAAGAACAGTCGTTTCATAGGTGCTAAGCGTAGGAAGTCTGGTTCTGTGAAAAGATTCAAACAAGATGGATCCACAAGTAACAACCACACTACACCCACAGATCAGAATCTGACACAAGATTTGACTACATTAGACTCTTTTGGTAGAATTGCAAGGATGGGTAATGAATATCCTGGTGTGATGGAAAACAATAATTTGTCTCAGAAAACCAAGATTGAGGAGTTGGACATCACAAAGATACTTAAACCGATGAGCTTCTCAGCATCTGTATCAGACAATGTCCAGGATGTGTTGGTGACCTTTTCAGCGCTGAG GTCTGATGGGAAGGAAGTGATGGTGAACAACAGATTTCTCAAGGCTCACAATCCTCATCTG CTGATTGAATTCTATGAGCAACATCTCAAGTACAATCGCACTTCTTAA
- the LOC104735815 gene encoding chromo domain-containing protein LHP1 isoform X1: MKGASGVKKRTQVLNDAGETEMAFEEAVGETRKISGGDGGFVSDDGGGGGGGELNLREMGDDRRTEDGEEYEEEDEDEDDGGDEEDEGEGGGGQDERPKLDEGYFEIEAIRRKRVRKGKVQYLIKCYKLGCERRGWPETANTWEPLENLQSIADVIDAFEGSLRPGKPGRKRKRKYGGPHSQMKKKQRLTSTSHDATEKSDSSTSLNNSSLPIPGPQDLSGSSLLKGDEEAKNAYASSQVEANSGSVGMVRQVRLVEDEKEYDPTLNELRGPVNNSNGAGCSQGGGIGSEGDNVRPNGLLKVYPKELDKNSRFIGAKRRKSGSVKRFKQDGSTSNNHTTPTDQNLTQDLTTLDSFGRIARMGNEYPGVMENNNLSQKTKIEELDITKILKPMSFSASVSDNVQDVLVTFSALRSDGKEVMVNNRFLKAHNPHLLIEFYEQHLKYNRTS, translated from the exons ATGAAAGGGGCAAGTGGTGTTAAGAAGAGAACCCAGGTGTTGAACGACGCTGGTGAGACGGAGATGGCTTTTGAAGAAGCTGTCGGAGAAACCCGTAAAATTAGCGGTGGAGACGGTGGGTTTGTCAGTGACGACGGcggaggaggtggaggtggagagTTGAATCTTCGCGAGATGGGTGATGACAGACGTACGGAGGATGGTGAAGagtatgaagaggaggatgaggatgaagatgatggaggagatgaggaagatgaaggagaaggaggtGGAGGGCAAGATGAAAGGCCCAAGCTTGATGAAGGCTATTTCGAAATCGAAGCTATTCGTCGTAAGAGAGTTAGAAAA GGCAAGGTCCAGTATCTTATTAAATG TTATAAACTCGGTTGTGAAAGGCGCGGGTGGCCAGAAACGGCTAACACATGGGAGCCTTTAGAGAATCTCCAGTCTATTGCTGATGTTATAGATGCATTTGAAggaag tttgaGGCCAGGAAAGCCTGGTAGGAAGCGGAAGCGCAAATATGGAGGACCTCATtctcagatgaagaagaagcaacgtTTAACATCTACATCACATGACGCTACTGAGAAATCTGACTCTTCTACGTCTCTCAACAACTCTAGCCTTCCTATTCCTGGTCCGCAAGACCTAAGCGGTTCAAGTCTTCTAAAAGGAGATGAGGAAGCAAAGAATGCTTATGCATCCAGCCAAGTTGAAGCTAACAGCGGGAGTGTTGGGATGGTCCGGCAAGTTCGTTTGgttgaagatgagaaagaatatGATCCAACACTTAACGAGTTAAGAGGACCAGTCAATAACAGTAATGGTGCAGGATGTTCTCAAGGAGGAGGCATTGGTTCTGAAGGTGATAATGTAAGACCCAATGGCCTTCTCAAGGTTTATCCTAAGGAGCTTGATAAGAACAGTCGTTTCATAGGTGCTAAGCGTAGGAAGTCTGGTTCTGTGAAAAGATTCAAACAAGATGGATCCACAAGTAACAACCACACTACACCCACAGATCAGAATCTGACACAAGATTTGACTACATTAGACTCTTTTGGTAGAATTGCAAGGATGGGTAATGAATATCCTGGTGTGATGGAAAACAATAATTTGTCTCAGAAAACCAAGATTGAGGAGTTGGACATCACAAAGATACTTAAACCGATGAGCTTCTCAGCATCTGTATCAGACAATGTCCAGGATGTGTTGGTGACCTTTTCAGCGCTGAG GTCTGATGGGAAGGAAGTGATGGTGAACAACAGATTTCTCAAGGCTCACAATCCTCATCTG CTGATTGAATTCTATGAGCAACATCTCAAGTACAATCGCACTTCTTAA
- the LOC109124916 gene encoding disease resistance protein TAO1-like, which produces MECEETINQTVLPIFYEVDPSDVRRQKGGFGEDVESHSDKEKVRKWKEALTKLASISGEDSRNWRDESKMIKKIVKDISDKLVSSLYDDSEELIGMSSHMDFLQSMMSMEDEEDVRMVGIWGMGGVGKTTIAKYLYNQLSCRFQAHCFMENVKEVSNRYGVKRLQGEFLCRMFREKDTEAWSSISCCSIIKERLRHKRVLIVLDDVDRFEQLNELVKEIDWFGPGSRIIVTTRDRHLLVSHGIDLVYKVKCLPKKEALQLFCYYAFRIEIIIPHGFQELSVQAINYASGLPLALRVLGCFLCRRSRREWQSTLARLKTYPQSDIMEVLRVSFDGLDEQEKAIFLYISCFYNMKHVDYVTKLLDICGYAADIGITILTEKSLIIVSNGCIKMHDLLEQMGRELVRQQAANNPAQRLLLWNL; this is translated from the exons ATGGAATGTGAAGAAACGATTAATCAGACAGTTTTACCCATTTTCTATGAGGTTGATCCTTCGGATGTGAGAAGACAGAAGGGAGGTTTTGGTGAAGATGTTGAGAGTCACAGTGATAAAGAGAAAGTGAGGAAATGGAAAGAAGCTTTGACGAAATTGGCTTCTATTTCTGGTGAAGATTCTCGGAATTG GAGGGATGAGTCGAAGATGATTAAGAAGATTGTTAAAGACATCTCTGATAAGTTGGTTTCAAGTTTATATGATGACTCAGAAGAGTTAATTGGAATGAGTTCCCATATGGACTTTCTGCAGTCTATGATGTCTATGGAGGACGAAGAAGATGTTCGGATGGTGGGGATTTGGGGAATGGGTGGAGTTGGGAAGACCACGATTGCTAAATACTTATACAATCAACTCTCATGTCGATTTCAAGCTCATTGCTTCATGGAGAATGTGAAGGAAGTCAGTAACAGATATGGAGTCAAGCGTTTACAAGGGGAGTTTTTATGCAGAATGTTTCGAGAAAAGGATACAGAAGCATGGAGCTCGATTTCTTGTTGCAGCATTATAAAGGAAAGGTTAAGGCACAAAAGGGTTTTGATTGTGCTCGACGATGTAGATAGATTTGAGCAACTGAATGAACTGGTGAAAGAGATTGATTGGTTTGGTCCGGGAAGCAGAATCATCGTGACAACACGGGATAGACATTTGCTAGTTTCTCATGGCATAGATTTGGTGTATAAAGTGAAGTGTTTACCCAAAAAAGAAGCTCTCCAGCTCTTTTGTTACTATGCTTTCAGAATTGAGATTATAATTCCACATGGGTTTCAGGAGTTATCAGTTCAAGCTATTAACTATGCTTCTGGTCTTCCACTGGCTCTAAGAGTTTTAGGCTGCTTCCTCTGTCGAAGAAGCCGTAGAGAATGGCAAAGCACTCTTGCTAGGCTTAAAACTTACCCTCAAAGTGATATCATGGAAGTTCTGAGAGTTAGCTTCGATGGATTAGATGAGCAAGAGAAGGctatttttctctatatatcatGTTTCTATAACATGAAGCATGTTGATTATGTCACAAAACTTCTTGATATTTGTGGCTATGCTGCTGATATCGGAATCACGATTCTTACAGAGAAGTCTTTGATAATTGTATCAAATGGATGCATAAAGATGCATGATTTACTTGAGCAGATGGGTAGAGAGCTTGTTCGTCAACAAGCAGCTAACAACCCAGCCCAACGGTTACTTTTATGGAATTTGTGA